A stretch of the Capsicum annuum cultivar UCD-10X-F1 chromosome 8, UCD10Xv1.1, whole genome shotgun sequence genome encodes the following:
- the LOC107840201 gene encoding uncharacterized protein LOC107840201: MAVSLGLFSAFSTGETASFAKSAPFPSVKFPSPFAVQHANVRTVRTVTLATASKPVAAEPKKREPRGIMKPRRVSPEMQAFLGGMSEIPRTQALKLIWAHIKANNLQDPQNKKVIICDEKLKTIFDGKERVGFLEIAGLISPHFLK, encoded by the exons ATGGCGGTGTCTTTGGGGTTATTCTCGGCGTTCTCAACCGGTGAAACGGCGTCGTTTGCCAAGTCAGCTCCGTTTCCCTCCGTTAAGTTTCCGTCTCCGTTTGCTGTTCAGCATGCTAACGTGCGCACTGTGCGGACTGTCACTTTGGCGACGGCTTCTAAGCCGGTGGCTGCTGAGCCGAAGAAGCGTGAACCTAGGGGGATTATGAAGCCGCGCCGAGTGTCGCCGGAAATGCAGGCGTTCCTTGGTGGCATGTCGGAGATTCCTCGTACTCAAGCCCTTAAGTTGATTTGGGCACACATCAAAGCTAACAACCTTCAG GATCCTCAAAACAAGAAGGTCATAATTTGCGATGAGAAATTGAAGACAATTTTTGATGGGAAGGAGCGTGTTGGGTTCCTTGAGATTGCTGGTTTGATTAGTCCTCACTTTCTTAAATGA